The following are encoded in a window of Candidatus Jordarchaeales archaeon genomic DNA:
- a CDS encoding DUF488 family protein → MGYASDLTVWTIGTSTRSADEFISLLKGLGVEVAVDVRRFPTSRFEWFKKEELKRILNEAGIDYVHFEGLGGYRRGGYEKYMGTREFEESFRELLRLVESGRRVAIFCSERLFFKCHRRFIADELARRGITVIHVVDEKRMFVHKSTAGDQRVGGQVGGAVDTGGLGGSRHS, encoded by the coding sequence TTGGGGTATGCTTCTGATTTGACTGTTTGGACTATTGGGACCAGTACTAGGTCGGCTGACGAGTTCATCTCCCTTCTTAAGGGGCTGGGCGTTGAAGTTGCTGTCGATGTTAGGAGGTTTCCCACCTCCCGGTTTGAGTGGTTTAAGAAAGAGGAGTTGAAGCGTATCCTAAACGAGGCTGGGATCGACTACGTTCACTTTGAGGGCCTCGGCGGCTATCGAAGGGGCGGATACGAGAAGTACATGGGAACGAGGGAGTTTGAGGAAAGCTTTAGGGAGCTTCTGAGACTGGTTGAGAGTGGGAGGCGGGTCGCCATATTCTGCTCCGAGCGCCTATTTTTCAAGTGCCATAGGAGGTTCATAGCTGACGAGCTGGCGCGTAGGGGTATAACAGTCATCCACGTGGTAGACGAGAAGAGAATGTTTGTGCACAAGTCTACGGCTGGCGACCAGAGGGTGGGGGGACAGGTGGGCGGAGCGGTAGACACAGGTGGTCTAGGGGGTTCTCGGCATTCCTAG